A genomic stretch from Juglans microcarpa x Juglans regia isolate MS1-56 chromosome 3S, Jm3101_v1.0, whole genome shotgun sequence includes:
- the LOC121257705 gene encoding ABC transporter C family member 10-like, translated as MEYSWDIFCGDSGCSDSVGRPCSSIFQFLSHSSSCINHIFIICLDVLLLVMLLLNMLQKSPLKTVHIPARFEGFSNLQIVSSIVNGCLGFGYSCLGIWILEEKLRKTKTALPLNWWILIMVQGITWLLVSLTVSLRGYKFPRGPLRLLSILAFLFAGIVCSLSLSGAILNKEVSIKVALDILSFPGAIWLLFCTFKGYKYETSDESINESTLYMPLNGETNGISKSDAVGSVTLFAKAGLFSRISFWWLNPLMKRGREKTLEDEDIPNLREADRAESCYLVFLEQLNKQKQKEPSSQPSILRTIIVCHWKEILMSGFFALLKIITLSMGPLLLNAFILVAEGKESFKYEGYVLAITLFFSKSIESISQRQWYFRSRLIGLKVRSLLTASIYKKQLRLSNAARLVHSGGEIMNYVTVDAYRIGEFPFWFHQTWTTSLQLCIVLVILFRAVGLATIAALVVIILTVLWNAPLAKLQHQFQSKLMVAQDERLKASTEALVNMKVLKLYAWETHFKRVIENLRKEEYKWLSAVQMLKSYNTFLFWTSPILVSAATFGACYFLKVPLHANNVFTFVATLRLVQDPITSIPDVIGVVIQAKVAFSRILKFLEAPELQSASVRTKTNVETVNHTILINSANFSWEENLPKPTLRNINLEIGPGEKVAICGEVGSGKSTLLATILGEVPNIQGTIQVYGKIAYVSQTAWIQTGTIQENILFGSDMDSQKYKETLERCSLVKDLELLPYGDLTEIGERGVNLSGGQKQRIQLARALYQNADIYLLDDPFSAVDAQTASSLFNEYVMEALSRKTVLLVTHQVDFLPAFHSVLLMSDGEVQQAAPYHDLLASSQEFQELVNAHKETAGSDRLADVPAAQERGTSARDIRKTYIEKTFKGSKGDQLIKQEEREIGDAGFKPYVQYLNQNKGFLYFSVASLCHLLFVISQISQNSWMAANVENPNVSTLRLIMVYLLIGFSVTLVLLCRSISMVVLGLQSSKSLFSQLLNSLFRAPMSFYDSTPLGRILSRVSSDLSIVDLDVPFSFTYAVGATTNAYANLGVLAVVTWQVLFVSIPMVYLAIRLQRYYFSSAKELMRINGTTKSLVANHLAESVAGAMTIRAFEEEDRFFAKNLDLIDTNASPFFHSFAANEWLIQRLETISAIVLASAALCMVLLPPGTFSSGFIGMAISYGLSLNMSFVFSIQNQCTLANYIISVERVNQYMHIPNEAPEVIEGSRPPTNWPSLGKVEILDLQIRYRPDTPLVLRGISCTFEGGQKIGIVGRTGSGKTTLIGALFRLVEPEGGKIIVDGIDISTIGLHDLRSRFGIIPQDPTLFNGTVRYNLDPLSQHSEKEIWEVLEKCQLQEAVKEKKKGLDSVVVEDGSNWSQGQRQLFCLGRALLRRSRILVLDEATASIDNATDMILQKTIRTEFVDCTVITVAHRIPTVMDCGMVLSISDGKLVEFDEPTKLMKREGSLFGQLVSEYWSHN; from the exons ATGGAGTATTCATGGGATATATTCTGTGGGGATTCTGGTTGTTCAGACAGTGTTGGAAGGCCCTGCAGttctatttttcagtttttgagcCATTCCTCGTCGTGCATTAATCACATATTCATAATTTGTTTGGATGTCTTGTTATTGGTCATGCTTTTATTGAATATGCTTCAGAAGTCGCCATTGAAAACAGTTCACATTCCAGCTCGATTTGAAGGCTTCTCAAATTTGCAGATAGTTTCTTCAATTGTCAATGGCTGTCTTGGATTTGGGTACTCGTGCTTGGGAATTTGGATTTTAGAGGAGAAGTTGAGGAAAACCAAGACTGCTTTGCCTCTTAATTGGTGGATACTAATAATGGTACAGGGGATCACATGGCTGTTGGTGAGTTTAACCGTGAGCCTTCGGGGATATAAGTTTCCAAGAGGACCATTGCGGCTACTGTCCATTCTTGCCTTTTTGTTTGCTGGAATTGTTTGCTCTTTATCTCTGTCTGGTGCCATTTTAAACAAAGAAGTATCCATTAAGGTAGCATTGGATATCCTTTCTTTTCCAGGAGCCATATGGTTGCTGTTTTGTACTTTTAAGGGGTATAAATATGAAACAAGTGATGAGAGCATCAATGAAAGTACCCTGTATATGCCTTTAAATGGTGAAACCAATGGTATTAGTAAAAGCGACGCTGTTGGCTCCGTTACTCTGTTTGCCAAAGCCGGATTATTCAGTAGAATTTCATTCTGGTGGTTGAATCCATTAATGAAAAGGGGCAGGGAGAAAACACTTGAGGATGAAGATATTCCCAACTTGCGCGAGGCAGATCGAGCAGAAAGTTGCTATTTGGTGTTCTTGGAGCAACTGAACAAACAGAAGCAAAAAGAACCATCTTCTCAACCATCAATCCTGAGGACAATTATTGTTTGCCATTGGAAAGAGATACTAATGTCTGGTTTCTTTGCTTTGCTAAAGATTATCACTCTGTCCATGGGTCCTCTACTTTTGAATGCATTCATTTTGGTTGCCGAGGGGAAagaaagttttaaatatgaagGTTATGTATTGGCCATAACGCTTTTCTTTTCCAAGAGCATAGAATCCATATCACAAAGGCAGTGGTACTTCCGAAGCAGACTTATTGGCCTAAAAGTGAGGTCTTTGCTCACAGCTTCCATTTACAAGAAACAGCTGAGGTTATCAAACGCTGCAAGGCTAGTGCATTCAGGAGGGGAGATAATGAACTATGTTACTGTGGATGCTTATAGGATTGGCGAGTTCCCATTTTGGTTCCATCAGACTTGGACAACAAGCCTCCAGCTCTGTATTGTTTTAGTAATTCTATTTCGTGCAGTGGGGCTAGCAACAATCGCAGCTTTGGTGGTGATAATCCTCACTGTGCTTTGGAATGCTCCACTAGCAAAATTGCAGCATCAGTTTCAAAGTAAGCTTATGGTTGCACAAGATGAGAGACTGAAGGCTAGTACTGAGGCTCTTGTCAACATGAAGGTGTTGAAATTATATGCATGGGAAACCCATTTCAAGAGAGTAATTGAAAATTTGAGGAAGGAAGAGTACAAATGGTTATCAGCGGTGCAAATGCTAAAATCATATAATACCTTTCTTTTTTGGACATCCCCTATTTTAGTCTCTGCTGCAACCTTTGGCGCATGTTATTTCCTCAAAGTTCCTCTACATGCAAATAATGTTTTCACTTTTGTAGCAACTTTACGCCTTGTTCAGGATCCCATTACATCTATCCCTGATGTTATTGGAGTAGTCATTCAAGCAAAGGTTGCATTTTCACGTATCTTAAAATTCCTTGAGGCGCCGGAGCTGCAGAGTGCAAGTGTTCGGACGAAGACCAACGTGGAGACAGTAAACCATACCATCCTTATAAATTCGGCCAATTTCTCATGGGAAGAAAATTTACCAAAGCCCACACTTAGAAACATAAATCTAGAGATCGGACCTGGAGAAAAGGTGGCTATATGTGGAGAAGTTGGCTCGGGAAAATCAACCCTTCTAGCAACAATTCTTGGCGAGGTTCCAAATATTCAGGGAACC ATTCAAGTTTATGGGAAGATTGCCTATGTTTCCCAAACGGCATGGATCCAGACAGGAACGATACAGGAGAACATTTTGTTTGGGTCAGACATGGACAGCCAAAAGTACAAAGAAACGCTTGAAAGGTGTTCACTGGTAAAGGACCTCGAGTTGCTTCCATATGGGGATCTCACCGAGATAGGGGAGAGAGGAGTTAATCTCAGTGGTGGACAAAAGCAGCGAATTCAACTTGCTCGTGCCCTTTATCAGAATGCTGATATATATCTTTTGGATGATCCATTCAGTGCTGTTGATGCCCAGACTGCTTCAAGCTTATTCAAT GAATATGTTATGGAAGCACTCTCAAGGAAGACAGTTTTACTTGTAACCCATCAAGTTGATTTCCTGCCTGCGTTTCATTCTGTTTTG CTGATGTCAGATGGGGAAGTCCAACAAGCAGCTCCTTATCATGATTTATTAGCCTCAAGCCAAGAATTTCAGGAGCTTGTCAATGCACACAAAGAGACTGCTGGTTCTGATAGGCTTGCGGATGTTCCTGCTGCCCAGGAACGAGGAACATCTGCCAGAGATATCAGGAAGACATACATAGAGAAGACATTTAAAGGATCTAAAGGTGATCAATTGATtaagcaagaagaaagagaaataggAGACGCAGGATTTAAACCTTATGTACAATATCTCAATCAGAACAAGGGGTTCTTGTACTTCTCCGTGGCCAGTCTCTGTCACCTTCTATTCGTGATTAGTCAGATATCACAGAACTCTTGGATGGCTGCTAATGTGGAAAATCCCAATGTCAGCACATTGCGGTTGATCATGGTTTACTTGCTGATTGGATTTTCTGTAACACTAGTCTTGCTGTGCCGATCGATTTCCATGGTTGTTTTGGGTCTTCAATCGTcaaaatctttattttcacagCTTCTGAACTCCCTTTTTCGTGCACCCATGTCTTTTTATGACTCCACGCCTCTGGGAAGGATACTTAGTCGG GTCTCATCTGATCTGAGTATTGTTGATCTCGATGTTCCTTTCAGCTTTACATATGCTGTTGGGGCAACCACTAATGCTTATGCAAATCTTGGAGTACTGGCTGTTGTTACATGGCAAGTCCTTTTTGTCTCCATACCAATGGTTTATCTAGCAATTCGCTTGCAG AGATATTATTTTTCCTCTGCAAAAGAGCTGATGCGTATTAATGGCACAACCAAGTCCTTGGTAGCAAATCATCTAGCGGAGTCTGTGGCAGGAGCCATGACTATAAGAGCTTTTGAGGAGGAAGACCGGTTTTTTGCAAAAAATCTTGACCTAATAGACACAAATGCTAGTCCTTTCTTCCACAGTTTTGCTGCAAATGAGTGGCTGATCCAAAGATTAGAAACAATCAGTGCAATTGTTCTTGCATCTGCTGCACTGTGCATGGTTTTGCTTCCTCCTGGAACTTTTAGCTCTG GGTTTATTGGAATGGCAATTTCTTACGGTCTTTCATTAAACATGTCCTTTGTCTTCTCAATACAAAACCAGTGTACTCTTGCAAATTACATCATTTCTGTAGAAAGGGTAAACCAATACATGCATATACCCAATGAGGCCCCTGAAGTAATAGAAGGAAGCCGTCCTCCAACTAATTGGCCTTCTTTGGGTAAAGTAGAGATACTTGATTTACAg ATAAGATATAGGCCCGATACACCTCTTGTTCTTCGTGGAATCAGTTGCACATTTGAAGGAGGGCAGAAAATAGGTATTGTTGGCAGAACCGGCAGTGGAAAGACTACTCTCATAGGTGCTCTATTTCGTCTAGTGGAGCCAGAAGGAGGGAAGATTATAGTAGATGGCATTGACATTTCTACGATTGGACTTCATGATCTGCGGTCGCGTTTTGGAATCATTCCTCAAGATCCTACTCTTTTCAATGGTACTGTGAGATATAATTTGGATCCCTTGTCTCAACATTCTGAGAAGGAAATATGGGAG GTTCTGGAGAAATGTCAACTTCAAGAGGCtgtgaaggagaaaaaaaagggtttaGACTCCGTTG TTGTTGAAGATGGATCAAATTGGAGCCAGGGACAACGACAATTGTTCTGCTTGGGGCGTGCACTTTTAAGGAGAAGTCGGATATTAGTGCTTGATGAGGCAACTGCATCAATTGATAATGCAACAGACATGATTCTGCAAAAGACAATTAGGACTGAATTTGTTGATTGTACAGTGATTACGGTCGCCCACAGGATACCAACAGTGATGGATTGCGGAATGGTTCTTTCCATCAGTGATG GGAAACTAGTGGAGTTTGATGAGCCAACGAAACTAATGAAGAGAGAAGGTTCACTTTTTGGGCAGCTTGTCTCGGAATACTGGTCTCATAATTAG